From the Perca flavescens isolate YP-PL-M2 chromosome 21, PFLA_1.0, whole genome shotgun sequence genome, one window contains:
- the LOC114547633 gene encoding myosin phosphatase Rho-interacting protein isoform X1: MSFKDNPCRKFQANIFNKSKCQNCFKPRESHLLNDEDLNQAKPIYGGWLLLAPEGTNFDNPLHRSRKWQRRFFILYEHGLLRYALDEMPSTLPQGTINMNQCSDVIDGESRTGQKNSLCILTPEKEHFIRAECKEIINGWQEALTVYPRTNKQNQKKKRKVDAPTQQEPGPAKVTVTSSGGSIPCLPSSIASAERVPLSRATLWQEESRWSRATIPCSRSASCLSQLSQSQPDSNISTQDDGGTISTGRKVRVESGYFSLEKTKSEPSPQSPQHSQPPQPPQHLPLSSSASSSSLGALSPRYNSESESQPSPYQPSQDSLPSPGALVSPSYSTISSSQSSLDSEPSGTTPTWEGRSGGGGSTGSVSGGDGRLGRSGREYTALSDVPRARRLSYREAFRSEKKRQELRARTRSPGREEVARLFGQQRRRSQVIGRFEEGQPVERMDTSSSHEPSANTMLIQRQGRSERRYLANKHEMSLDAGKDRSVPDVSSTTFANLRRAKSLDRRVTESQMTPDLLNFKKGWMTKLYEDGMWKKHWFVLTDQSLRYYKDSIAEEASELDGEIDLSTCHDVKEFPVQRNYGFQILCKEGVCTLSAMTSGIRRNWIQAIMKNVRPTIAPDVTRKNITLKLSVLKPRSFPEEKTKAHVMLEPCLQATSEPSSSPVTPKSDVHRQLACNNASAPPSEPLKSRVRERRREGRSKTFDWSEFKMEQTEKPAKERADSVDLSSSFSTTSSYCSPSSSPSSIASSPVSTSSIQTSSVSGARPLSMTVEAEKESVMRSEGVPLHSTTSATHMPNTVTVTMISTLNTTSPVQPSIPECQEQGKMEVDHTMAMCPASEDKKDSRTSGVREEIEQRWHQVETTPLREEKQVPINTASGNSGNSDRLPAHELAALLDKELGQKQQELDRLQKQNNVLKEQLEDALGREQSARAGYVLQSATPSSSMVPWQRLHKLNEDLQGELETQKRKQDLAQQQIRTLKRSYTEAQHAVDHHESGIQALQAKLASAMAEILASEQAVARMRNELKLEQERSKEQEEEYGRGEATLRAQLKDSEERLREVEASLLERSQALRHLERQQALQRDHTREIQRLQEMLQEVTARQSATEKGQALKEERLRKEQHSMQESHERERQNLCRRLAEAETAQKEMENQLLKAKQQVEALLRGRQASGGTECREEILKLQEELAQKTDTVESLRESVRRLEEEKSHLTCRCQELLNQIAEADREVNKLRNRLETEEADYYTLEHSYERATQEFEKMSQFLREKEEEIRQTKEMYERLVERKEEDLKEALVKMAALGNSLEETEQKLQAKEELLCQMSQSILDKAEPCSAEKDLQAKLVVAEDRIAELEQHLNALQLGYADLRMERQQIPDQSKKTRLKTSASLSANAELLLSFDNTSNTEKYPDDKESQAKRPRIRFSSIHCQKYINLEGLDTSHVSTAFADTRQTVNQDIDEEIHLSEGNLSSDIPFSHSSDPEKFISIVHALETKLLATEDKLRHLTQNLEEQRSIQAEDMSKIDLTMTETKPNANKDFSCGSGIQSSSANKHYAKALVCVENSREKVRTILSGSHDTTGSQLHSLSEIENDLFNASLYIRQGQKTLEEQSPVVHQNQVPETLDKEALHLFAKTLSFEAIVLNKMALLIQTSKSDLLQSLAEIWEDMENIKVGDKDCLAIVYADVLTRKLMLESAFWKELEKAETDVAKSKEGSVSADVDVDTTVIFNTFIKAELAYSIQNLKLCYEEKFQILKRELTDAHDNLHQREMALKAIIEASKRPDLKNVIKEVKNNFGFSKQKLADIHPPELAPYMEQIEMEEARGLAEEIVDRHLAGEMPSCGVDSIESLQNAHDNLANELQRQALILHKYAQEIESGGNHPGLAKMIHALLGHQTSHHFTSTSLCMREALIQAQVAYVACRLRAMHEQDLGWCKQTGQNMDDLVQQHARNVSAIQEKYEASLQDEHLNFTQTVSTLQKENHTLKSEISKRVNQLSQQQEQLALLEEHFQRETEELKQRHKQELSQAEKGRVSTDLALMETTADSQRKLEVLLVDMDTMEERHEGHVRKLEEQFEQRICELQHIHKQEIEKLHSEYMENIQCIQKHQQDEKGPGVSDSPPCDEVATPMEEEEQGKGEDAQIMSEVDSMVVLKDRIQELEAQMSTMKDELESKHLEGDVASLREKYQRDFESLKATCERGFAAMEDTHQKLIHDLQRQHQREISKLMEERERLLAEETAATIAAIEAMKNAHKEELEKTHRSQLSGLNSDIDELRLQYEEELQSIHRELEVLSEQYSQKCLENAHLAQALEAERQALRQCQRENQELNAHNQELNNRLTTEITRMRSCFSGETALSPLTQGKDVYELEVLLRIKESEIQYLKQEIHSLKDELQSALRDKKYATDKYKDIYTELSIVKAKADCDICKLKEKLLIATEALGERIVDGTVTSGYDIMKSKSNPDFLKKERSTTSKQSRGIRSKVSVKFNKTFFFPNYRHFVSNSNME, from the exons CCCAGCACTCTACCCCAGGGTACAATCAACATGAACCAGTGCTCCGACGTCATCGATGGAGAGTCCAGGACAGGTCAGAAGAACTCGCTGTGCATCCTGACACCTGAGAAAGAGCACTTCATACGGGCTGAGTGTAAAGAAATTATCAATGG GTGGCAGGAGGCTCTGACTGTATACCCCAGGACCAACAAGCAGAACCAGAAGAAAAAACGCAAGGTTGATGCACCCACTCAGCAG GAGCCTGGTCCTGCCAAGGTGACGGTGACCAGCAGCGGAGGAAGCATCCCTTGCCTTCCCAGCAGCATTGCCAGTGCTGAGCGAGTCCCATTGAGCCGTGCCACTCTGTGGCAGGAGGAGAGCCGCTGGAGCAGGGCCACCATCCCCTGCAGCCGCAGTGCCTCCTGCCTGAGCCAGCTGAGCCAGAGCCAGCCAGACTCCAATATCTCTACTCAAGATG ATGGCGGCACCATTAGCACCGGACGCAAGGTACGAGTGGAGAGTGGTTACTTTTCGCTGGAGAAGACTAAGTCAGAGCCTTCTCCACAGTCTCCACAGCACTCTCAGCCACCCCAGCCACCCCAGCATCTGCCCCTGTCCTCTTCAGCATCCTCTTCCTCTTTAGGAGCTCTCAGTCCCAGGTACAACTCTGAGTCTGAATCCCAACCTTCCCCTTATCAACCCTCCCAAGATTCTCTCCCTTCTCCAGGTGCGCTTGTCTCTCCCAGCTACTCCACCATCAGCTCCTCCCAGAGCTCGCTGGACTCCGAACCCAGTGGGACTACACCCACCTGGGAGGGACGCAGTGGTGGTGGAGGAAGCACCGGTAGTGTCAGTGGTGGAGACGGCAGACTGGGCCGGTCTGGCAGGGAGTATACTGCGCTGTCCGATGTGCCAAGGGCGCGCAGACTGAGTTACCGTGAAGCCTTCCGCTCAGAAAAAAAGCGGCAAGAGCTGAGGGCACGGACACGGAGTCCTGGCAGAGAGGAGGTGGCTCGGCTGTTCGGACAGCAGCGCAG GCGTTCTCAAGTCATTGGCCGATTTGAGGAGGGTCAGCCTGTAGAGCGCATGGACACAAGCAGCTCCCATGAACCCTCCGCTAACACCATGCTAATCCAGAGACAAGGCCGCAGTGAGAGGCGCTATCTGGCTAACAAACAT gaGATGTCACTGGATGCAGGAAAAGATCGTTCAGTCCCTGATGTGTCCAGCACCACCTTTGCTAATTTAAGAAGAGCCAAGTCACTGGACCGCAGAGTCACAGAGTCCCAAATGACT CCAGATCTGCTGAACTTCAAAAAAGGATGGATGACAAAGCTGTACGAAGACGGAATG TGGAAGAAACACTGGTTTGTCCTGACAGATCAGAGTTTGAGGTACTACAAGGACTCAATAGCCGAGGAG GCTTCAGAACTGGATGGGGAGATTGACCTCTCCACATGTCATGATGTCAAAGAGTTCCCGGTCCAGAGGAATTATGGCTTCCAAATCCTG TGTAAAGAGGGAGTGTGCACCCTGTCAGCCATGACCTCTGGAATCCGTCGCAACTGGATTCAGGCCATTATGAAGAATGTGCGACCAACTATTGCCCCCGATGTCACCCG GAAAAACATCACTCTGAAACTGTCCGTTCTGAAGCCCAG ATCCTTCCCCGAGGAGAAGACAAAGGCCCACGTGATGTTGGAGCCGTGTCTACAGGCCACCTCTGAGCCAAGCTCCAGTCCTGTGACTCCCAAGTCTGATGTCCACAGACAGCTAGCTTGCAACAATGCCTCTGCCCCTCCCTCTGAGCCCCTTAAAAGCCGAGTTCGTGAGCGCAGACGAGAGGGCCGCTCCAAGACTTTTGACTGGTCTGAGTTCAAAATGGAACAGACCGAAAAGCCTGCGAAGGAACGAGCAGACTCGGTCGACCTCAGCTCATCATTCTCCACAACGTCCTCATAttgctctccctcctcttcccctTCCTCTATAGCGTCCTCTCCTGTctctacctcctccatccaAACCTCGTCTGTGTCAGGTGCTCGGCCACTTTCTATGACTGTAGAAGCAGAAAAGGAGAGTGTTATGAGGAGTGAGGGTGTCCCTCTACATAGCACAACCAGTGCAACCCACATGCCAAATACTGTCACTGTTACCATGATTTCCACACTAAACACTACATCACCGGTACAGCCGTCGATACCTGAATGTCAAGAGCAAGGAAAGATGGAAGTAGACCACACTATGGCCATGTGTCCTGCCAGTGAAGATAAGAAAGACAGCAGAACTTCAGGTGTCCGAGAAGAGATTGAGCAACGATGGCATCAGGTGGAGACAACACCGTTAAGAGAAGAGAAGCAAGTGCCCATCAACACAGCTTCAGGAAACTCTGGTAACTCTGACAGATTGCCTGCACATGAGCTTGCTGCACTGCTAGACAAAGAG TTGGGACAGAAGCAGCAAGAGCTGGACCGACTACAGAAGCAAAACAACGTTTTAAAAGAGCAGTTGGAAGATGCTCTAGGGAGAGAACAAAGTGCCAGAGCCGGCTATGTGCTACAG AGTGCAACACCCTCTTCCTCCATGGTACCATGGCAACGCCTGCACAAGCTTAATGAAGATTTGCAGGGCGAGTTGGAGACCCAAAAGCGCAAGCAGGACCTTGCTCAGCAGCAGATTCGGACACTAAAGAGAAGCTACACAGAAGCCCAGCATGCTGTAGACCACCATGAGTCTGGTATTCAGGCTCTGCAGGCTAAACTAGCATCTGCAATGGCTGAAATCTTGGCCAGTGAACAGGCTGTGGCCAGAATGCGCAATGAGCTCAAGCTTGAGCAGGAGCGTTCAAAAGAACAAGAAGAGGAATATGGCCGTGGTGAGGCCACCCTACGGGCCCAGCTTAAGGACAGTGAAGAAAGACTCCGTGAAGTAGAAGCCAGCCTCTTGGAGAGAAGCCAGGCCCTTAGGCACCTGGAGCGCCAGCAGGCCCTGCAACGAGACCACACGAGAGAGATACAGAGGCTGCAGGAGATGCTGCAAGAGGTGACCGCTCGGCAAAGTGCTACTGAAAAGGGTCAGGCACTGAAAGAGGAGCGCCTGAGGAAGGAGCAGCATAGCATGCAAGAGAGTCAtgagagggaaagacagaatctgTGTAGAAGATTAGCTGAGGCTGAAACTGcacagaaagagatggagaaccAACTGTTGAAGGCTAAGCAGCAGGTGGAGGCCCTGTTAAGAGGGAGGCAGGCCTCTGGAGGAACGGAATGCAGGGAGGAAATATTGAAGTTGCAAGAGGAGCTGGCCCAGAAGACCGACACGGTAGAGTCACTAAGGGAGAGTGTGCGTAGGCTAGAAGAAGAGAAAAGCCATCTCACTTGCCGCTGTCAGGAGCTTCTTAACCAGATTGCAGAAGCAGACCGTGAGGTGAATAAGCTCCGCAATCGTCTAGAAACGGAAGAAGCTGATTACTACACCCTGGAGCACTCATATGAGAGGGCTACCCAAGAGTTTGAGAAAATGAGCCAGTTCcttagagagaaagaggaagagatcCGGCAGACTAAGGAGATGTATGAGAGGCTGGTGGAACGCAAGGAAGAGGACTTGAAAGAGGCCCTTGTTAAAATGGCTGCACTTGGCAACAGCTTGGAGGAAACCGAACAAAAGTTGCAAGCTAAGGAGGAGCTTCTTTGTCAAATGAGTCAAAGCATCTTGGATAAGGCTGAGCCCTGTAGTGCTGAAAAGGATCTGCAAGCTAAGCTTGTGGTTGCGGAGGACCGCATAGCGGAGTTAGAGCAACATCTCAATGCCCTGCAGCTGGGCTATGCTGACCTACGCATGGAAAGGCAGCAAATCCCAGACCAGAGCAAAAAGACCAGGCTTAAAACATCGGCCTCCTTATCAGCAAACGCAGAACTCTTACTTTCCTTTGACAATACATCCAACACAGAGAAATACCCAGATGATAAGGAGTCTCAAGCTAAGAGACCAAGAATACGTTTTTCCAGTATTCATTGCCAAAAATACATAAATCTAGAGGGCCTGGACACTAGCCATGTGAGCACTGCCTTTGCAGACACAAGACAAACAGTGAACCAGGATATAGATGAAGAAATCCATCTAAGTGAAGGAAACCTCTCATCTGATATTCCCTTCTCTCACAGTAGTGACCCAGAGAAGTTTATCTCCATTGTACATGCTCTAGAGACCAAACTGCTAGCCACAGAGGATAAACTAAGACACCTCACACAGAATCTAGAAGAGCAACGATCCATCCAAGCAGAAGACATGTCCAAGATTGATCTAACGATGACCGAAACAAAGCCTAACGCTAATAAGGATTTCAGTTGTGGAAGTGGGATACAGAGTAGTTCTGCCAATAAGCATTATGCCAAGGCTCTGGTGTGTGTGGAAAATAGTAGAGAGAAAGTCAGAACTATTCTCAGTGGCTCTCATGATACCACTGGTTCACAGCTGCACTCGTTGTCAGAGATAGAGAACGATTTGTTCAATGCATCACTGTACATCCGACAAGGACAAAAGACGTTGGAAGAACAATCACCAGTTGTCCATCAAAATCAAGTCCCAGAGACTCTAGATAAAGAAGCCCTGCACCTCTTTGCTAAAACGTTATCATTTGAAGCAATCGTTTTGAACAAGATGGCTTTGTTAATACAGACTTCAAAGTCTGACCTCCTACAATCCCTTGCGGAGATATGGGAAGACATGGAGAACATTAAAGTGGGTGACAAAGATTGCTTGGCTATAGTTTATGCTGATGTCTTGACCAGGAAGTTGATGTTAGAAAGTGCATTCTGGAAAGAATTGGAGAAAGCTGAGACAGATGTTGCTAAATCCAAAGAGGGCAGCGTTTCAGCTGATGTAGATGTTGATACCACAGTTATCTTTAACACCTTCATTAAAGCAGAGCTGGCCTACTCTATTCAAAACCTTAAACTTTGCTATGAAGAGAAATTCCAAATACTGAAAAGGGAGTTGACTGATGCCCACGATAACCTGCATCAAAGGGAAATGGCTCTGAAAGCAATTATTGAAGCTTCCAAAAGGCCtgatttgaaaaatgtaataaaagaagtCAAAAATAACTTTGGGTTTAGTAAACAAAAGTTAGCTGACATTCACCCCCCTGAACTTGCTCCCTACATGGAGCAGATTGAAATGGAAGAGGCTAGAGGCTTGGCTGAGGAAATTGTAGACAGACACTTGGCTGGAGAAATGCCCTCTTGTGGTGTTGACTCTATAGAATCACTGCAAAATGCACATGACAACCTGGCTAATGAGCTTCAAAGACAAGCATTAATCCTCCATAAGTATGCCCAAGAGATAGAAAGTGGTGGAAACCATCCTGGACTGGCTAAAATGATCCATGCTCTTCTTGGCCACCAAACTTCACATCATTTCACAAGTACCTCTCTCTGTATGCGCGAAGCCCTAATCCAGGCTCAAGTGGCTTATGTGGCATGCAGGTTACGGGCCATGCACGAACAAGACTTGGGCTGGTGTAAACAGACTGGTCAGAACATGGATGATCTCGTCCAGCAGCACGCCCGCAATGTCAGCGCAATCCAAGAGAAATATGAAGCATCCTTACAGGATGAGCACCTCAACTTCACACAAACCGTTTCCACTCTCCAGAAGGAGAACCATACACTGAAGAGTGAGATCAGTAAGCGTGTGAACCAGCTATCCCAGCAGCAGGAGCAACTGGCTCTCCTGGAGGAGCATTTTCAGAGGGAGACAGAAGAGCTGAAGCAGAGGCACAAGCAAGAGCTAAGCCAAGCAGAGAAAGGGCGCGTCTCAACTGATCTGGCCCTCATGGAGACGACAGCTGACAGTCAACGAAAGCTAGAAGTTCTTCTAGTGGACATGGACACCATGGAGGAGCGCCATGAGGGTCATGTGAGGAAACTGGAAGAGCAGTTTGAGCAGCGGATCTGTGAGCTCCAGCATATCCACAAACAGGAGATTGAAAAGTTACATTCAGAGTATATGGAAAACATTCAGTGTATCCAAAAGCACCAACAGGATGAAAAAGGTCCTGGGGTTTCCGACTCGCCTCCTTGTGATGAGGTCGCCACGCCAATGGAAGAGGAAGAGCAGGGGAAGGGGGAGGATGCACAAATCATGTCAGAGGTGGACTCCATGGTGGTCCTGAAGGACCGCATCCAGGAGCTGGAGGCTCAGATGAGCACCATGAAGGACGAATTGGAGAGCAAGCACCTAGAAGGAGATGTGGCCAGCCTGAGAGAGAAATACCAGAGAGACTTTGAAAGTCTTAAG GCCACGTGTGAACGTGGCTTTGCAGCAATGGAAGACACACACCAGAAGCTAATACATGACCTCCAGAGGCAACATCAGAGAGAGATTTCCAAACTTATGGAAGAGCGAGAGAGACTTTTGGCTGAGGAGACTGCTGCCACAATTGCTG CTATTGAAGCGATGAAGAATGCCCACAAGGAGGAGCTGGAGAAGACCCATCGTTCCCAACTGAGTGGACTGAACTCTGACATTGATGAACTTCGCTTACAATACGA GGAGGAGCTGCAGTCCATCCACAGAGAACTGGAGGTGTTGTCAGAGCAGTACTCTCAGAAATGTCTGGAGAACGCTCACCTGGCTCAGGCACTGGAGGCCGAGAGGCAGGCCCTCCGGCAGTGTCAGAGAGAGAACCAGGAGCTAAACGCTCACAACCAG GAATTAAATAACCGACTGACTACAGAGATCACTCGGATGCGCTCCTGTTTCAGTGGTGAAACAGCGCTGTCACCACTTACCCAGGGCAAAGATGTCTATGAACTGGAG GTGTTGTTACGAATTAAGGAGTCTGAGATCCAGTATCTTAAACAAGAAATCCACTCTTTGAAAGATGAACTGCAGTCTGCTTTAAGG gacaagaaatatgcCACAGACAAATATAAGGACATCTATACAGAGCTCAGCATTGTGAAAGCAAAGGCTGACTGCGACATCTGCAAATTGAAGGAGAAGCTGCTCATTGCCACAGAAGCTTTAGGCGAGAGGATTGTCGATGGAACGGTCACATCTGGATACG atATCATGAAATCAAAAAGTAATCCCGATTTCCTGAAAAAGGAACGATCAACAACCTCCAAGCAATCAAGAGGCATAAGGTCAAAGGTGAGTGTCaagtttaataaaacatttttcttccCTAATTACAGGCATTTTGTCTCAAATTCAAACATGGAGTAA